In Halobaculum sp. XH14, a single genomic region encodes these proteins:
- a CDS encoding cupin domain-containing protein, with protein MGGESPYPVVEAPRSGKRVRYLETAEDTDGAAARFEMWLAPPPDSHGPMRHVHPEQDEILEVRDGSLGVWHDGRTLELSPGERVTIPAGDPHRFWNAGEGELHLVGEVRPGRSTEAFMYVTYGMGGDYATTPSGMPLNPLRLAPVLERYDDLLYLALVPIWLQKFGIRLLAPLGRLFGFSGEYPEYVPPGREECLRRS; from the coding sequence ATGGGAGGGGAGTCGCCGTATCCGGTCGTCGAAGCGCCCCGGAGCGGGAAGCGCGTCCGCTACCTCGAAACCGCCGAGGACACCGACGGTGCCGCCGCCCGGTTCGAGATGTGGCTCGCGCCCCCGCCCGACTCTCACGGCCCGATGCGACACGTCCACCCCGAGCAGGACGAGATCCTCGAAGTCCGCGATGGCAGCCTCGGAGTCTGGCACGACGGACGGACCCTGGAGCTCTCGCCCGGCGAGCGCGTGACGATTCCGGCGGGCGACCCGCACCGGTTCTGGAACGCTGGCGAGGGGGAACTCCACCTCGTCGGCGAGGTGCGACCGGGACGCTCGACGGAGGCGTTCATGTACGTGACCTACGGGATGGGGGGCGACTACGCGACGACGCCGTCGGGCATGCCGCTCAACCCGCTCCGGCTCGCACCGGTTCTCGAGCGGTACGATGACCTGCTGTATCTCGCGCTCGTTCCGATCTGGCTCCAGAAGTTCGGCATTCGGCTCCTCGCCCCGCTTGGCCGGTTGTTCGGCTTCTCGGGGGAGTACCCGGAGTACGTGCCCCCGGGGCGGGAGGAGTGTCTTCGGCGGTCGTGA
- the mutL gene encoding DNA mismatch repair endonuclease MutL → MSDRTDPTTTEIRSLDDRTVREIAAGEVVERPASVVKELVENALDAGAGRVSVAVENGGIDGIRVRDDGEGMAPDQLPGAVAKHATSKLGGIDDLDSGVATLGFRGEALHTVGAVAELTVRSRPPAADTGAELAVDHGDEGDVEPAGCPVGTTVEVRDLFGETPARRKFLKTPATEFDRINGVVSAYALANPDVAVSLEHDGREVFASNGDGNLRSAVLAVYGRTVAESMVDVDRGGDETEAGRSDGGEGTGVSVSGLVSHPETTRAGREYLTTFVNGRWVRDGDLRGAVVDAYGGQLAPDRYPFAALFVDVPADAVDVNVHPRKTEVRFDDDVDVTGTVRDAVRNGLLEHGLIRSSAPRGKSAPEEAAVDPEVVGGAGTDHERAAADARADEDGDADDGDTADEAGAGTTSSVLDAWGGSPAADPEAPGADSGSGTVRKPEDEKTADDESAVEGTAGDVDEVTTDAATGAADRPTDHPVRRPHHDEPWSDRPSPRRWQAEDSPDGGPSTDDRSGDDPRPTDDPTRQAPRQSTLAGGTTDERTEHDSLPAMRVLGQYDGTYVVCETDEGLVLVDQHAADERVNYERLRAAATEDAPAQTLAEPVELELTAREVELFETFRDALLSVGFAAERAGDRTVAVTAVPAVFDATLDPDLLRDVLAAFADEVAAGDRPVAEVADALLSDLACYPSVTGNTSLTEGSVADLLSALDDCENPYACPHGRPVLVEFGRGEIEARFERDYPGHAGRREE, encoded by the coding sequence ATGAGCGACCGCACCGACCCGACCACGACCGAGATCAGATCGCTCGACGACCGAACCGTCCGCGAGATCGCCGCCGGCGAGGTCGTCGAACGCCCCGCGTCCGTCGTGAAGGAACTCGTCGAGAACGCGCTCGACGCCGGCGCGGGGCGCGTCTCGGTCGCCGTCGAGAACGGCGGCATCGACGGCATCCGGGTCCGGGACGACGGCGAGGGGATGGCCCCCGACCAGCTCCCCGGGGCCGTCGCCAAACACGCCACGAGCAAGCTGGGCGGCATCGACGACCTCGACTCGGGCGTCGCCACGCTGGGCTTCCGCGGCGAGGCGCTCCACACCGTCGGCGCGGTCGCGGAGTTGACCGTCCGCTCGCGCCCGCCCGCCGCCGACACCGGCGCCGAACTGGCCGTCGACCACGGCGACGAGGGCGACGTCGAGCCGGCGGGCTGTCCGGTCGGCACGACCGTCGAGGTCCGGGACCTGTTCGGCGAGACGCCCGCGCGCCGGAAGTTCCTCAAGACGCCCGCGACCGAGTTCGACCGGATCAACGGCGTCGTCTCAGCGTACGCGCTCGCCAACCCCGACGTGGCCGTCTCGCTGGAGCACGACGGCCGCGAGGTGTTCGCCTCGAACGGCGACGGGAACCTTCGCTCTGCGGTCCTGGCGGTGTACGGCCGGACGGTCGCGGAGTCGATGGTGGACGTCGACCGCGGCGGCGATGAAACGGAAGCAGGCCGGAGCGACGGCGGCGAGGGAACCGGCGTCTCCGTCTCGGGGCTCGTCTCGCACCCGGAGACGACCCGAGCTGGCAGGGAGTACCTCACGACGTTCGTGAACGGCCGCTGGGTGCGCGACGGCGACCTCCGCGGCGCGGTCGTGGACGCCTACGGCGGGCAACTCGCGCCGGACCGCTACCCGTTCGCCGCCCTGTTCGTCGACGTGCCCGCCGACGCCGTGGACGTGAACGTCCACCCGCGCAAGACGGAGGTCCGGTTCGACGACGACGTGGACGTGACGGGGACGGTCCGGGACGCGGTCCGGAACGGCCTGCTCGAGCACGGACTGATCCGCAGTTCCGCGCCGCGCGGGAAGTCGGCCCCCGAGGAGGCCGCCGTCGACCCCGAGGTCGTCGGCGGGGCCGGCACCGACCACGAGCGCGCCGCGGCCGACGCCCGGGCCGACGAGGACGGAGACGCGGACGATGGCGACACCGCGGACGAAGCGGGGGCCGGGACGACCTCGTCGGTGCTCGACGCCTGGGGCGGCTCCCCGGCCGCGGACCCCGAGGCTCCGGGCGCCGACTCCGGCTCCGGGACGGTTCGGAAACCGGAGGACGAAAAGACGGCGGATGACGAATCGGCGGTCGAGGGGACGGCGGGGGACGTGGACGAAGTGACGACCGACGCCGCGACCGGAGCGGCCGACCGACCGACCGACCACCCGGTCCGACGGCCGCACCACGACGAACCGTGGAGCGACCGCCCGTCACCGCGCCGGTGGCAGGCCGAGGACTCGCCGGACGGGGGACCGTCGACTGACGACCGATCGGGTGACGATCCCCGACCGACCGACGATCCGACCCGGCAGGCCCCCCGACAGTCGACGCTCGCCGGCGGCACCACCGACGAGCGGACGGAGCACGACTCGCTGCCCGCGATGCGCGTGCTCGGCCAGTACGACGGGACGTACGTCGTCTGCGAGACCGACGAGGGACTGGTGCTGGTCGACCAACACGCCGCCGACGAGCGGGTGAACTACGAACGGCTCCGCGCGGCCGCCACCGAGGACGCGCCGGCACAGACGCTCGCCGAGCCGGTCGAACTCGAACTCACCGCCCGCGAGGTCGAACTGTTCGAGACGTTCCGCGACGCGCTGCTGTCGGTCGGGTTCGCGGCCGAGCGCGCGGGCGACCGGACCGTCGCCGTGACGGCGGTGCCGGCCGTGTTCGACGCAACGCTCGACCCGGACCTCCTGCGGGACGTGCTCGCGGCGTTCGCCGACGAGGTCGCCGCGGGGGACCGGCCGGTGGCCGAAGTCGCGGACGCGCTGCTCTCGGACCTGGCGTGTTACCCCTCGGTCACCGGCAACACGTCGCTCACCGAGGGCTCGGTCGCGGACCTGCTCTCGGCGCTCGACGACTGCGAGAACCCCTACGCCTGCCCGCACGGCCGGCCCGTGCTCGTGGAGTTCGGGCGCGGCGAGATCGAAGCGCGGTTCGAGCGTGACTACCCCGGCCACGCCGGCCGGCGCGAGGAGTAG
- the kdgK1 gene encoding bifunctional 2-dehydro-3-deoxygluconokinase/2-dehydro-3-deoxygalactonokinase — protein sequence MTDLVTFGETMLRLSPPEGVRLETAREFDVRVGGAESNVAVAAASLGLESAWLSKLPDSPLGRRIVHELRGYGVETDVAWDGREDARLGTYYLEPGGEPRGTDVVYDRADAAITTVSADELPTESLRDAEYVYTSGITPALSQQAAETSIQLLNAAREAGATTAFDLNYRSKLWDPASAREGFRALFPHVDVLVAARRDAAEVLGRDGDPVEVAHGLATDHGFETVVITRGDRGSLALHDGEIHEQPIYEAETLDPIGTGDSFVGGFLARRARGGSVPSALEWGAATASLKRTVAGDLAAVTPAEVERVVAEGDGGISR from the coding sequence ATGACCGACCTCGTCACGTTCGGGGAGACGATGCTCCGGCTCTCGCCGCCGGAGGGGGTCAGGCTGGAGACCGCCCGCGAGTTCGACGTGCGCGTCGGCGGCGCGGAGAGCAACGTCGCCGTCGCGGCTGCGTCGCTGGGGCTGGAGTCGGCGTGGCTCTCGAAGCTCCCGGACTCGCCGCTCGGCAGACGGATCGTCCACGAACTGCGCGGCTACGGCGTCGAGACCGACGTCGCGTGGGACGGCCGCGAGGACGCGCGCCTGGGCACCTACTACCTCGAACCGGGCGGGGAACCGCGCGGGACCGACGTCGTGTACGACCGCGCCGACGCCGCCATCACGACCGTCTCGGCCGACGAACTCCCGACCGAGTCGCTCCGGGACGCCGAGTACGTGTACACGAGCGGCATCACGCCGGCGCTCTCCCAGCAAGCCGCCGAGACGTCGATCCAGCTCCTGAACGCCGCGCGGGAGGCGGGGGCGACGACCGCGTTCGACCTCAACTATCGGAGCAAACTGTGGGACCCTGCTTCGGCCCGCGAGGGGTTCCGGGCGCTGTTCCCCCACGTCGACGTGCTCGTCGCGGCGCGGCGAGACGCGGCGGAAGTGCTCGGCCGCGACGGTGATCCGGTCGAGGTCGCACACGGGCTCGCGACCGACCACGGGTTCGAGACGGTCGTCATCACGCGCGGGGACCGCGGGTCGCTTGCGCTCCACGACGGGGAGATCCACGAACAGCCGATCTACGAGGCCGAGACGCTCGACCCCATCGGCACCGGCGACTCGTTCGTCGGCGGCTTCCTGGCCAGGCGCGCACGCGGCGGGAGCGTCCCGTCGGCCCTGGAGTGGGGCGCGGCGACGGCGTCGCTCAAGCGGACGGTCGCCGGCGATCTGGCGGCCGTCACGCCCGCGGAGGTCGAGCGCGTCGTGGCCGAGGGCGACGGCGGCATCTCGCGGTAG
- a CDS encoding GAF domain-containing protein: MSRAPIDARVLVAVSDSRPDVDAGPGEATAAALAEELGVETVTKRGRMAVEYLRELAPTVECIVCMSECADCVGNLTDVAPSVPLVVYGDEAPATPVDGIVARDGGRGVLADRVADQIRRGRERDRLDEANTKLTALNTYTRGITACETVEEVADTVVAAVTEPLAYGECVLALVEDDKFVPYGDTLPFDPEVTLTVDEGVAGRTYRRQESQLVDDYRADDDRNPQVPLDGSVASIPIGDHGVLQVSTDRQEAFDGRDVEFLEIVASHTNEALSRLRRETDLRVERDRLHAFFEGLPAPTVYVETEPDGTPVLREANAAYEAAFPSVAVGEPVESAFPTATERRLFADAIRAEEVVTESIERDTVTEGNRRLDLTIVPVRTTGLDAAGFGVYVADVTLP, translated from the coding sequence ATGTCCCGGGCTCCCATCGACGCGCGGGTTCTGGTCGCCGTCTCCGATTCCAGACCGGACGTCGATGCGGGGCCCGGCGAGGCGACGGCAGCCGCGCTCGCCGAGGAACTGGGCGTCGAGACCGTCACCAAGCGAGGGAGGATGGCCGTCGAGTACCTGCGCGAACTCGCCCCGACCGTGGAGTGTATCGTCTGCATGAGCGAGTGTGCCGACTGCGTCGGAAACCTCACCGACGTCGCTCCCTCGGTCCCGCTCGTCGTCTACGGCGACGAGGCACCGGCGACACCCGTCGACGGGATCGTGGCTCGGGACGGCGGGCGGGGGGTGCTCGCCGATCGCGTCGCGGACCAGATCCGCCGCGGGAGAGAGCGCGATCGCCTCGACGAGGCGAACACCAAACTGACCGCGCTCAACACGTACACCCGTGGGATCACGGCCTGCGAGACGGTCGAGGAGGTGGCCGACACCGTGGTCGCGGCCGTGACGGAGCCGCTGGCGTACGGCGAGTGCGTGCTCGCGCTGGTCGAGGACGACAAGTTCGTGCCGTACGGCGACACGCTACCGTTCGACCCGGAGGTCACGCTGACGGTCGACGAGGGCGTCGCGGGTCGAACGTACCGTCGCCAGGAGTCCCAACTCGTCGACGACTACCGGGCGGACGACGATCGGAACCCGCAGGTCCCGCTGGACGGGTCCGTCGCGAGCATCCCGATCGGCGATCACGGCGTCCTGCAGGTCTCGACCGATCGACAGGAGGCGTTCGACGGACGCGACGTCGAGTTCCTGGAGATCGTCGCCTCACACACGAACGAGGCGCTCTCGCGGCTCCGCCGGGAGACGGACCTCAGGGTCGAGCGCGACCGGCTGCACGCGTTCTTCGAGGGGCTCCCGGCGCCGACAGTGTACGTCGAGACGGAGCCTGACGGGACGCCGGTCCTGCGCGAGGCCAACGCCGCGTACGAGGCGGCGTTCCCCTCGGTCGCCGTCGGGGAGCCCGTCGAATCCGCGTTCCCGACGGCGACCGAACGGCGGCTGTTCGCCGACGCGATCCGGGCCGAAGAGGTCGTCACCGAGTCGATCGAACGGGACACCGTCACCGAGGGGAACCGGCGGCTGGATCTGACGATCGTTCCGGTGAGGACGACGGGGCTCGACGCCGCCGGCTTCGGCGTCTACGTCGCCGACGTGACGCTTCCGTAG
- a CDS encoding plastocyanin/azurin family copper-binding protein produces MSEQMSRRNFIRGAAGATALSAGVGSAAAQEGTGTGTGTGEGTGTAGGTGTATGGGGGGGGSATVAVGPDGDFVFTPGTDEPLYVTPGTTVTFVWESDNHNVVVDTQPSDASWSGHETIENTGFEFSYTFDVLGTYEYFCQPHQQQGMVGTIEVVESTPTATPAPAGPPEVPESAKSLGVAAFIAMCSTLGLAFFFTKYGGDYEPPEE; encoded by the coding sequence ATGAGCGAGCAGATGAGCCGCCGGAACTTCATCCGGGGCGCCGCGGGCGCGACCGCCCTCTCGGCCGGCGTCGGCAGCGCGGCCGCACAGGAGGGAACCGGCACTGGTACCGGGACCGGTGAGGGGACCGGAACGGCTGGCGGCACCGGAACGGCGACGGGCGGCGGTGGCGGTGGCGGCGGCAGCGCCACGGTCGCCGTCGGTCCCGACGGTGACTTCGTGTTCACGCCGGGGACCGACGAACCGCTCTACGTCACGCCCGGGACGACGGTGACCTTCGTCTGGGAGTCAGACAACCACAACGTCGTCGTGGACACTCAGCCCTCGGACGCGAGCTGGTCCGGCCACGAGACGATCGAGAACACGGGCTTCGAGTTCTCGTACACGTTCGACGTGCTCGGCACGTACGAGTACTTCTGCCAGCCCCACCAGCAGCAGGGGATGGTCGGCACCATCGAGGTCGTCGAGAGCACGCCGACCGCGACGCCCGCGCCGGCCGGCCCGCCCGAGGTGCCCGAGTCGGCCAAGAGCCTCGGCGTCGCCGCCTTCATCGCGATGTGCTCGACGCTCGGGCTGGCGTTCTTCTTCACGAAGTACGGCGGCGACTACGAGCCGCCCGAGGAGTAG
- a CDS encoding glycosyltransferase, with the protein MRVAFVSMFTTEHRDAPAFRRARRIAEGLAARGHDVTWLGAQWWEGEIDHFEQDGVDYRAVTETTSAGSFRSKLPFALRRAAPEVIHAVNVPPAHAATAKTAGRLLRTPVVVDWWERDPEIGSRNQYRKVVSKPDAVVTPSETVRTGVREYGAAAEDVTVIPEGIDFDLVRKSPVDDSFDIVYARDLDGDANVGTFLLALAELRDRDWRAAVVGDGPERAAAERTARDLRIDDRVTFVGDLPPAEFVPVLKGTHVFAQTATYEPFATNLLWALACGCVGLVEYQAGSSAHELVEGLDRGRLVTSPQELADEFVACGSLEARAVNETFAGFDHDAVLGEYETRYEAVVAEYGLFS; encoded by the coding sequence ATGCGCGTCGCGTTCGTCTCGATGTTCACGACCGAGCACCGGGACGCCCCCGCGTTCCGGCGAGCGCGACGCATCGCCGAGGGGCTCGCGGCTCGCGGTCACGACGTGACCTGGCTCGGCGCGCAGTGGTGGGAGGGCGAGATCGACCACTTCGAGCAGGACGGCGTCGACTACCGAGCCGTCACCGAGACGACCAGCGCCGGGTCGTTCCGATCGAAGCTCCCGTTCGCGCTGCGCCGGGCGGCACCCGAGGTCATCCACGCGGTGAACGTACCGCCGGCCCACGCGGCGACCGCGAAGACCGCCGGCCGACTGCTCCGGACGCCGGTCGTCGTCGACTGGTGGGAGCGCGACCCGGAGATCGGTTCCCGAAACCAGTACCGCAAGGTGGTGAGCAAGCCCGACGCGGTGGTGACGCCGTCGGAGACGGTTCGGACCGGGGTTCGGGAGTACGGTGCGGCCGCAGAGGACGTGACCGTGATTCCGGAGGGCATCGACTTCGATCTGGTCCGGAAGTCGCCAGTCGACGACAGCTTCGACATCGTGTACGCCCGGGACCTCGACGGCGACGCGAACGTGGGAACGTTTCTGCTCGCGCTGGCCGAGCTTCGGGACCGCGACTGGCGCGCGGCCGTCGTCGGGGACGGCCCGGAGCGGGCGGCCGCAGAGCGGACCGCCCGCGACCTGCGGATCGACGACCGCGTGACGTTCGTCGGCGACCTCCCGCCGGCGGAGTTCGTCCCCGTCCTGAAAGGGACCCACGTGTTCGCCCAGACCGCGACCTACGAGCCGTTCGCCACGAACCTGCTGTGGGCGCTCGCGTGCGGCTGTGTCGGGCTCGTCGAGTACCAGGCCGGCTCGAGCGCACACGAACTCGTCGAGGGGCTCGACCGGGGGCGGCTCGTCACCAGCCCGCAGGAACTGGCCGACGAGTTCGTCGCCTGCGGGAGCCTCGAGGCGCGGGCGGTCAACGAGACGTTCGCCGGCTTCGACCACGACGCGGTGCTCGGCGAGTACGAGACCCGGTACGAGGCCGTCGTGGCCGAGTACGGACTGTTCTCATGA
- a CDS encoding S9 family peptidase, whose product MNDAPASHGSDEGYDIERYLNIRSAHGADFAPDGTLAFLMDTTGTPQVWTLAEPGGWPVQHTFFDERVTFVDWSPERRELVFGMDEGGNERVQLHRLTPDTGRIVNLTQRPGAKHRWGGWRSDGEQFAFASNRRDEAVFDVYVQSRDRTGGGAERVFEGDGWLSVVDWGPEDDRLLLHEARSSFDHDLHVLDLESGERLHLTPHDGNARFTSPEWGPDGDAVYCCTDHASDTLRLERLSVDTGDRSVLADGDGWNVDGVALDEDSRRLVYSRNVDGYTELSAAELVGTDELEPLPDPDHPRGVAGGVSFTDGGDAYALTVTGSTVNTNVYVADAAGGDAERWTYAATAGIPEDSFVEPELVHYPTFDGRDIPAFFSTPSTPHDEGSEHRDTPVIVDIHGGPESQRRPSFNGVKQYFLSQGYAVFEPNVRGSSGYGKAYTHLDDVEKRMDSVADVKAGVEWLHDHPDVEPDRIVAMGGSYGGFMTLAALTEHPDLWAAGVDIVGIANFVTFLENTGDWRRELREAEYGSLAEDREFLESVSPTTNIDAIEAPLFVLHGENDPRVPVGEAEQIVERAREQGVPVRKLVFEDEGHGFTKLENRIEAYRAIAEFLAEHV is encoded by the coding sequence ATGAACGATGCGCCCGCATCCCACGGCTCCGACGAGGGGTACGACATCGAGCGGTACCTCAACATCAGGAGCGCCCACGGCGCCGACTTCGCGCCCGACGGCACCCTGGCGTTCCTCATGGACACGACGGGCACGCCGCAGGTCTGGACGCTGGCGGAACCCGGCGGCTGGCCGGTCCAGCACACGTTCTTCGACGAGCGCGTCACGTTCGTCGACTGGTCGCCCGAGCGGCGCGAACTCGTGTTCGGCATGGACGAGGGCGGCAACGAGCGCGTCCAGCTCCACCGGCTCACCCCCGACACCGGCCGGATCGTGAACCTCACCCAGCGCCCCGGCGCGAAACACCGCTGGGGCGGCTGGCGCTCCGACGGCGAACAGTTCGCGTTCGCCTCGAACCGGCGCGACGAGGCGGTGTTCGACGTGTACGTGCAGAGCCGCGACCGGACCGGCGGCGGCGCCGAACGCGTCTTCGAGGGCGACGGCTGGCTCTCAGTGGTCGACTGGGGCCCCGAGGACGACCGGCTGTTGCTCCACGAGGCCCGCTCCAGCTTCGACCACGACCTCCACGTGCTCGACCTCGAATCCGGCGAGCGGCTCCACCTCACGCCCCACGACGGGAACGCGCGGTTCACCAGCCCGGAGTGGGGTCCCGACGGCGACGCGGTGTACTGCTGTACGGACCACGCGAGCGACACGCTCCGGCTCGAACGCCTCTCGGTCGACACCGGCGACCGCTCGGTGCTCGCCGACGGCGACGGCTGGAACGTCGACGGCGTCGCGCTGGACGAGGACTCCCGACGGCTCGTCTACTCGCGGAACGTCGACGGGTACACGGAGCTCTCGGCCGCGGAACTCGTCGGGACCGACGAACTCGAACCGCTGCCGGACCCGGACCACCCCCGCGGCGTCGCCGGCGGCGTCTCGTTCACGGATGGGGGCGACGCGTACGCGCTCACGGTCACCGGGAGCACCGTCAACACGAACGTCTACGTCGCCGACGCGGCCGGCGGCGACGCGGAGCGCTGGACGTACGCCGCGACGGCCGGCATCCCCGAGGACAGCTTCGTCGAACCGGAGCTCGTCCACTACCCGACGTTCGACGGCCGAGACATCCCCGCGTTCTTCTCTACTCCCTCCACCCCCCACGATGAGGGCTCGGAACACCGCGACACGCCGGTCATCGTCGACATCCACGGCGGCCCGGAGAGCCAGCGGAGGCCCTCGTTCAACGGCGTGAAGCAGTACTTCCTCTCGCAGGGGTACGCCGTGTTCGAGCCGAACGTCCGCGGCTCGTCGGGGTACGGGAAGGCCTACACCCACCTCGACGACGTGGAAAAGCGGATGGACTCGGTGGCCGACGTCAAGGCGGGCGTCGAGTGGCTCCACGACCACCCGGACGTCGAGCCGGACCGCATCGTCGCCATGGGCGGCTCCTACGGCGGCTTCATGACGCTCGCGGCGCTCACCGAGCACCCCGACCTCTGGGCGGCCGGGGTCGACATCGTCGGCATCGCCAACTTCGTCACGTTCCTCGAGAACACCGGCGACTGGCGGCGCGAACTCCGGGAGGCCGAGTACGGCAGCCTCGCGGAGGACCGGGAGTTCCTCGAGTCCGTCTCGCCCACGACGAACATCGACGCCATCGAGGCGCCGCTGTTCGTCCTCCACGGCGAGAACGACCCGCGCGTCCCCGTGGGCGAAGCCGAACAGATCGTCGAGCGGGCCCGCGAGCAGGGCGTCCCCGTGCGAAAGCTGGTCTTCGAGGACGAGGGTCACGGGTTCACGAAGCTGGAGAACCGCATCGAGGCGTACCGCGCCATCGCGGAGTTCCTCGCGGAACACGTCTGA
- a CDS encoding J domain-containing protein: MLDQWLGMLPAWLMLGVGVGAAASTLVAAVFLAANRWFPDPPARTASESRGSLRRRAEIRQYLAAIDERFHERYVLDGREVAFYLPERDVVITFDAQAYFRLRDAEDGRHVVLCEHEMPGHQLGRRLPFGVPDLDDGSDRDPVRAAFETLGLPRGADEDAVESAYRERVKESHPDRGGSREAFTRVREAYATALNHVENG; the protein is encoded by the coding sequence GTGCTCGACCAGTGGCTCGGGATGCTGCCCGCGTGGCTGATGCTGGGCGTCGGGGTCGGCGCCGCGGCCTCGACGCTCGTCGCTGCGGTGTTTCTCGCGGCGAACCGGTGGTTCCCCGACCCGCCAGCCCGGACCGCGAGCGAGTCACGCGGCTCGCTCCGCCGCCGCGCGGAGATCCGCCAGTACCTCGCGGCCATCGACGAGCGGTTCCACGAGCGGTACGTCCTCGACGGACGGGAAGTGGCGTTCTACCTCCCCGAACGGGACGTCGTCATCACCTTCGACGCGCAGGCGTACTTCCGGCTCCGCGACGCCGAGGACGGTCGCCACGTCGTGCTCTGTGAACACGAGATGCCCGGCCATCAGCTCGGCCGTCGCCTCCCGTTCGGCGTGCCGGACCTCGACGACGGATCCGACCGCGACCCGGTCCGAGCCGCGTTCGAGACGCTCGGACTCCCCCGGGGAGCCGACGAGGACGCCGTCGAGTCGGCCTACCGCGAGCGGGTCAAGGAGTCGCATCCGGACCGCGGCGGCAGCCGCGAGGCGTTCACGCGGGTCAGGGAGGCGTACGCGACCGCGCTGAACCACGTCGAGAACGGCTGA
- a CDS encoding MTH865 family protein, with translation MSDTEAELRSQLTEAFEGADYPVSNQMDLVPALPSGPGTRFEAGDTSFTAMEMAAKLGSHQEFPYDDVESLVDDVIEGLKAEDML, from the coding sequence ATGAGTGACACAGAGGCGGAACTCCGCTCGCAGCTGACCGAGGCGTTCGAGGGGGCCGACTACCCCGTCTCGAACCAGATGGACCTCGTCCCCGCGCTCCCGAGCGGCCCGGGCACGCGCTTCGAGGCCGGCGACACCTCCTTCACCGCGATGGAGATGGCCGCCAAGCTCGGCTCCCACCAGGAGTTCCCCTACGACGACGTCGAGTCGCTCGTCGACGACGTCATCGAGGGGCTGAAGGCCGAAGACATGCTCTGA
- a CDS encoding M42 family metallopeptidase — translation MSFEFEFDLLRELTETSGVPGYEDRVREVAERELAERTDEVRTDAMGNVVGTVHGADGGDYEVAVAAHMDEIGFMVKHVTEDGFLKLDALGGWDARVLRAQRVRVHTDDGDLTGVIGSVPPHTLDEEEAEADDTVEGAVVDLGMDGDAVAESVSVGDLVTMEQSTVELGDCVTGKALDDRVCLFAMLEAAERVENPDVTIHFCATVQEEVGLRGARALGVDVDPDLAVALDVTVASDVPGVSEDKRVTELGEGTAIKLKDSSVITTPKVHRRLRAVAEDEGIDHQLEVLPAGGTDTAGFQNTNGAKPVGAISIPTRYLHTVTETANGDDVADTVDLLTAFLDTETGEHDYSL, via the coding sequence ATGTCGTTCGAGTTCGAGTTCGACCTGCTACGCGAACTGACGGAGACGAGCGGGGTGCCGGGGTACGAGGATCGGGTGCGCGAGGTGGCCGAGCGCGAACTGGCCGAACGGACCGACGAGGTCCGGACCGACGCGATGGGGAACGTCGTCGGGACGGTCCACGGCGCCGACGGCGGCGACTACGAGGTGGCGGTCGCGGCCCACATGGACGAGATCGGGTTCATGGTCAAACACGTCACCGAGGACGGCTTCCTGAAACTCGACGCGCTCGGCGGGTGGGACGCGCGCGTGCTCCGCGCCCAGCGCGTCCGGGTCCACACAGACGACGGCGACCTGACGGGGGTCATCGGCTCGGTTCCCCCGCACACGCTCGACGAGGAGGAGGCGGAGGCGGACGACACCGTCGAGGGTGCGGTCGTCGACCTCGGAATGGACGGCGACGCCGTCGCCGAGTCGGTCTCGGTCGGCGATCTGGTGACGATGGAGCAGTCGACCGTCGAACTGGGCGACTGCGTGACGGGCAAGGCGCTCGACGACCGGGTCTGCCTGTTCGCGATGCTCGAGGCCGCAGAGCGGGTCGAGAACCCGGACGTGACGATCCACTTCTGTGCCACCGTGCAGGAGGAGGTCGGCCTCCGCGGCGCGAGGGCGCTCGGCGTCGACGTCGACCCGGATCTGGCGGTCGCGCTCGACGTCACCGTCGCCAGCGACGTCCCGGGCGTCAGCGAGGACAAGCGGGTGACGGAACTCGGCGAGGGGACCGCGATCAAGCTGAAGGACTCCTCGGTCATCACGACGCCGAAGGTCCACCGCCGGCTCCGCGCGGTCGCCGAGGACGAGGGGATCGACCACCAGCTCGAGGTGCTCCCCGCGGGCGGGACCGACACCGCCGGCTTCCAGAACACGAACGGCGCGAAACCGGTCGGCGCGATCTCGATTCCCACGCGCTATCTCCACACGGTGACCGAGACGGCAAACGGCGACGACGTCGCCGACACGGTCGACCTGCTGACGGCGTTCCTCGACACCGAGACGGGCGAGCACGACTACTCGCTGTAG